The Streptococcus sp. S5 genome contains a region encoding:
- a CDS encoding ABC transporter ATP-binding protein produces MTKLIELKGINKTYKNGDQELRVLKDIDLEVEEGEFVAIMGPSGSGKSTLMNVIGLLDRPTSGEYFLEGQEVGNLSEKKLARVRNEQIGFVFQQFFLLSKLNAFQNVELPLIYAGVHPAKRKELAEQYLEKVELHSRMHHLPSELSGGQKQRVAIARALVNQPAIVLADEPTGALDTKTGEQIMDLLTKLNQEGKTIIMVTHEPEIAAFAHRRIVIRDGVISSDSKLERGS; encoded by the coding sequence ATGACAAAATTGATTGAACTAAAAGGAATCAATAAAACCTATAAAAATGGGGATCAGGAACTTCGTGTCTTAAAAGACATCGATTTAGAAGTCGAAGAGGGAGAATTTGTGGCCATTATGGGTCCATCTGGCTCAGGGAAATCGACCTTAATGAACGTCATTGGCTTGTTGGACCGCCCGACCAGCGGAGAGTATTTCCTAGAAGGTCAGGAGGTTGGAAATCTCAGTGAGAAAAAATTAGCACGTGTTCGAAATGAACAGATCGGTTTTGTCTTTCAACAATTCTTTCTTCTCTCTAAGCTCAATGCCTTTCAAAATGTAGAACTGCCTCTCATTTATGCGGGAGTTCATCCTGCTAAACGGAAGGAATTAGCTGAGCAGTACCTTGAAAAGGTAGAGCTTCATTCTCGCATGCACCATTTGCCTTCAGAGCTCTCAGGGGGTCAAAAACAGCGGGTAGCGATTGCTCGAGCCCTTGTCAATCAGCCAGCCATCGTCTTAGCAGATGAGCCGACTGGAGCCCTAGATACCAAGACGGGGGAGCAAATAATGGACTTGTTAACCAAGTTAAACCAAGAAGGAAAAACCATTATCATGGTTACACACGAGCCAGAAATTGCAGCCTTTGCACATCGTCGCATTGTCATTCGTGACGGAGTGATCTCCTCAGATAGCAAGCTGGAAAGGGGGAGCTAA
- a CDS encoding ABC transporter permease, translated as MQNWKFAISSIMSHKLRSFLTMVGIIIGVASVVVIMALGDGMKAGVTKTFTKDQEYVQISYSPNKSGYVTGINIGPSEDTGEGGGESGPAAEDRGMAAPSDIDGENAEDVDGQVQEAPPVVQESWVKELTKIQGIDGYYVGNTSNATIAFQKKKVDGVNIQGVNETYFSVKKVELLSGRKLTPSDYSNFSRVVLLDEGLAQQLFGTENPLNQVVSVGDNNYRVVGIFKDPNAGTALYGASSGGSALMANTQLASEFGTDEIQNIVVHVPNVKEIKSVGIEAAQKLTELSGVRQGEFQIFNLDSILEETNKVVGIMTSVIGAIAGISLLVGGIGVMNIMLVSVTERTREIGLRKALGATRGKILVQFLIESMVLTIIGGLIGLGLAYGVNSLITTLAAASLEGPPIISLNVAIGSIIFSAFVGIIFGILPANKASKLNPIEALRYE; from the coding sequence ATGCAAAATTGGAAATTTGCGATCAGCTCGATTATGAGCCATAAATTACGGTCTTTCTTGACCATGGTGGGGATCATTATTGGGGTCGCTTCTGTCGTTGTCATCATGGCTCTGGGAGATGGTATGAAAGCTGGTGTCACCAAGACCTTCACCAAGGACCAAGAGTATGTACAAATCTCCTATTCTCCCAATAAGAGTGGCTATGTAACAGGAATCAATATTGGCCCTTCTGAAGATACAGGAGAAGGCGGAGGCGAAAGTGGACCTGCGGCTGAAGACCGAGGGATGGCTGCTCCATCGGATATTGATGGGGAAAACGCTGAAGATGTTGATGGTCAAGTTCAAGAAGCACCGCCAGTTGTGCAAGAATCTTGGGTTAAGGAATTAACCAAGATTCAAGGCATCGATGGTTACTATGTTGGCAATACCTCCAATGCAACCATTGCTTTTCAAAAGAAAAAAGTAGACGGAGTGAACATCCAAGGGGTAAATGAAACCTATTTTTCTGTCAAAAAGGTTGAGCTCTTATCTGGGCGAAAATTAACCCCTTCAGACTATAGTAATTTCTCACGGGTGGTGCTCCTTGATGAAGGATTGGCTCAACAATTATTTGGAACGGAGAATCCACTGAATCAGGTGGTCTCTGTTGGAGACAACAATTATCGCGTCGTTGGTATTTTCAAGGATCCAAATGCAGGGACAGCCCTCTATGGAGCTTCTTCAGGTGGAAGTGCCTTGATGGCCAATACTCAACTCGCCTCTGAATTCGGAACGGATGAAATTCAAAATATTGTCGTCCATGTACCGAATGTGAAAGAAATCAAATCTGTTGGGATCGAAGCTGCTCAAAAGCTAACAGAGCTTTCAGGTGTTCGCCAAGGAGAATTCCAAATCTTTAATTTGGATAGCATCCTAGAGGAAACCAATAAAGTAGTAGGAATTATGACATCAGTAATCGGAGCTATTGCTGGGATTTCTCTCTTAGTTGGTGGGATTGGAGTCATGAATATCATGTTGGTTTCTGTCACTGAGCGGACGAGAGAAATTGGACTTCGCAAAGCATTGGGAGCAACCCGAGGTAAGATTTTGGTTCAATTTTTGATTGAGTCGATGGTCTTGACCATCATTGGTGGGCTGATTGGACTTGGTCTTGCTTATGGTGTGAATAGCTTGATTACTACACTCGCAGCAGCCTCCCTAGAAGGACCACCGATTATTTCCTTAAATGTCGCCATCGGCAGTATTATTTTCTCTGCTTTTGTAGGCATCATCTTTGGAATTTTACCAGCGAATAAGGCTTCTAAGTTAAATCCGATCGAAGCACTGCGTTATGAATAA